A part of Cannabis sativa cultivar Pink pepper isolate KNU-18-1 chromosome 6, ASM2916894v1, whole genome shotgun sequence genomic DNA contains:
- the LOC115722964 gene encoding sister chromatid cohesion protein PDS5, which produces MQSALSPSLKSLVDETLLGHTNVDVKVAVASCISEITRITAPDAPYDDDQMKEVFRLIVSSFENLCDKSSRSYTKRTSILETVAKVRSCVVMLDLECDTLILEMFQHFLNAISPTSFGSGGIKGDDGVPGRVRVAIRLRPRNAEELATDAILLCRANGGGTFSFVVSHSLSFLKWLKLSKNNWDSDTYEFDEVLTKFASQKRVYEVVAKPVVESVLDGYNGTVMAYGRYRKNIHT; this is translated from the exons ATGCAAAGTGCACTTTCTCCGTCATTGAAATCATTGGTTGATGAAACACTTTTAGGACATACAAATGttgatgttaaagttgcagtTGCATCTTGCATCAGTGAGATAACAAGAATTACTGCACCTGATGCTCCTTATGATGATGACCAGATGAAG GAGGTCTTTCGGCTTATTGTATCATCATTTGAAAATCTATGTGACAAGTCAAGCCGATCATATACAAAAAGAACCTCAATTCTTGAGACTGTTGCAAAGGTCAGGTCTTGTGTGGTGATGTTGGATCTTGAATGTGATACCTTGATCCTAGAAATGTTCCAGCATTTTCTAAACGCAATTAG CCCCACTTCGTTTGGCTCCGGGGGTATCAAGGGCGATGATGGAG TACCTGGAAGAGTTCGAGTGGCCATAAGATTGCGACCCCGAAATGCTGAAGAGTTGGCGACGGATGCGATTTTGTTGTGTAGAGCTAACGGCGGAGGTACTTTCAGTTTTGTTGTTTCTCACTCATTGTCGTTT CTAAAATGGCTGAAACTCAGTAAAAACAATTGGGATTCAGACACGTACGAATTTGATGAGGTGCTTACTAAATTTGCATCCCAAAAGCGAGTATACGAAGTCGTTGCTAAGCCTGTAGTGGAG AGCGTCTTGGATGGTTATAATGGGACCGTGATGGCTTATGGCAGGTACAGGAAAAACATTCACACTTAG